The Oryza brachyantha chromosome 6, ObraRS2, whole genome shotgun sequence region ATGCAGAAAGGTGAGCTCATCCCAACAAACCCTGAAAGAGCAACTAAGGTTTGATTTTTGTCATGATGCTGTTTTCTTAACCCTTATGGTTTGTCATGCAAAGGGAGCAACATGTATGTGTCAGGTGATCATCAGGCATAATGCACATACAAAAAATTATCCAGAGGTTTTAAGTAAGAACTAGCTGCTGGTGTTCAGCTATTTGTGCTGATGTTTACACTAAACAAATGGTTGAAAGTACAATGTTTTGTGCAATGATCAGCTTATAAAGTAAGGAGGATTACATCACATTCTATCGAAATAAAGCCCAGATGCATGGTTGGTTGGACAAAGGTGAGGAGGGTATCCTTAAGGGCTGCTGCGAAATGGCATAAAAGTCAATAGGATGGCATcacatttgaaaaataattgccAAAATCCATGTGTATCTCATGGTTGACCATATATACTTCCATGCGAacttatttgataaaaaagagAACTATTTGTCACTCTTAAGATTAAGTGATAAACATATCATCTCTAGCTATGACATGTCACTCTTAAGATTAGATGATAATATATCGTCTCTGGCTATAACATGTGGATGATAATAGATCGTCAaagtctatgacatgtggatgtCTATGACGTATGGTCTAATGATAAATCTGTTATTAGTGGCAAAAGGTTAATTATTCCGATAAAAAAGTTGGTACTAAAAAACACCGAGGAACGGTGATAACGTAGAGTTGTGGGCGCAATACTTAACCAGTTCATTCAATAGGTTTTTTCTTAGTGTCACCCATAATTCTAACAGGGATAGCGGGGGCCACCCCATAGCGGATCCCATAAACTGCCtgaaaaacatatgaatttgATCCGGAATTACAATGGTGGCCGGCCAGTGACAAGAAATCATGACAAggttattatattttgcacatatatatagccataCAGTAGAGATTGTGCATGCTGGTTGCGCAATGCACTAAGAAAGACTATATAGAAGGGTTTTATTTCACTTTCACAACCACATTTTTTCCAACAGAAACCAACCACGAAGCATGACTGCCAGAGATTTTCGGTGGCGATGAACAAAGAACCATATTTCATCAGTTACAATTGTCTTCCAAGCAAAGAATAACACATTAACAACTAGCACACTTCCTCTACCACtatgtcatcatcatcatgcatCCAAGGGGGGGCAAAGCACCGAATTAACAGTGTCACTGAAACATgaacaagaaagaaacaagaaagaagaacAAATCCCTCTCACAAACACAACCTCCACAGCAATTTCCAATCTTTCCATCCCACAGCCCCGTTTAATCATCATCATACCCTCCCCCTTCCCTCGCCAGAATCGGCGACCGCACTCATGCCTTCCCCTTTCTCCATGCCCAGCCTCTTCTCATCTTCCATTCCCTTGAGATGACCTGCAGCCTTCAGCGCCCCGATGTTGCTCACATTCCCAAAGATCAGAACAATGATGCCGAGGAAGCTGCCCAGGAACGCGGCAGCAAACGATCCTCCAGCACGCCCAGGGCCAGCTGATGCAGCAGCGAAGCCAATCATCGCACCGACGCAGCGTACAAATGCATACCACACCGCGAAAGCACCCTCCTTCCCAGGCGGTGAGGCATCGAGCAACAGAATGCGACCAAACGAGTACAGCACACCGTTGGCTGTGCTCTGGACGAGAGCGATCACAATGATGTGAGCAGCTCTCCACCTGTGGCTCTTGAAGTAGAATCCAGCACCGGACACAAATAGGCAGATGATGAACCCAAGCAGCTGCATGCGAACAGCATCAGCACGGATGATGATCTGGATTGGGTGCAGCAATGGGAGTGAGATCAATGGGAACAGGAAGTAGAGTATCCACAACACGAGCACAAGGACTGGCTTGATGCAAACACCACCGATAGCATACAATGTGCCACTAGTGAAGATGCACATTGTGGCGAAAGATGAAAGGAACACTGCAACCAAGCTTCCAATGGCCTGTGGGTAACGCACAAGGGTCATGCTGTAGCTGAGCTTGGTGAAGAAGTTGGGCTCAAATGCCGTGGTGGGTGATGAGCTGCTGGGCCGGTTTGTGAAGAGACCATGACAGATGCCAATGAACCAGATAAGGCCACTGAAGATGGAAACGACCCAAAGGCCTGTGAGCTGGTCAGTGCGCCGAAGCATGTGGTACATGAAGGCAGCCATGAGTGCTGCCCCAATGCCACCAATGGCAGTGCAATACAGGGTGAGCTGGCTGGCAGCAGCACGACGGCGAAGGACAAGGTGCTTGCCAGAGTCATGTGCAGCAAGACCACGGATCATGAGTCCAAGATTACGTGTATGCACAGCCTCAGCAACAATGATGGATGAACCAATGAACAGAATGTAGAAGAGGAACACCCAGACTGTCTTGAAGAAGCCAGTGAGGAGGCAGAAGAATGAGCCAAAGGAAGTCGCAGCAATGAGGATGAGCGACTGATACTGGCCACGATCAAGGTGGTGTGCAGCCTGGGTGAGGATTGGAGCTGCAATGAGGATTCCGATTGCCCATGACAGGCCACTCCAGCCCAACGGGGACAACCGAGATCCATCAATGGCAATCGAATGCTTGGTCAGCCTCTGGTACCTGCCAAAATTTCACAAACTTGGTGTGAGGATGATGGTTTGGCATGTACAAGTAAAGATTGCATGTTATTAGCTCTAAGTATAAACTTCCAAGTGATACAGAAAATGTGTGAACATAAACTGCAGATGCACACGCATTGCCTACCGAAAATCACCGTGCTAGAATTCCCCAGATTAACCCGGCAGGAGTTTAAGTTTTGTGAGTTGAGGTGTCAACGTTGACACATTTAAGTAGCATCAACAATCTCCCATGCAATCAAGGGCAGTTAGTTGGCCTGATGCAATTTAAGCATGCCATACTATGGTGCACCTACCAGTTGGCTGGGCATGCAGTTAGCCCTCAACAGCATTTGGGGTTAAAAGCAAAATTGCAACGGTTAGAGGCCTCTTTTCCTGTTCAAAagagaattaaaaaaagaaagaaagaaagaggtgGGCAGGCCAAAGAGAACAGGCAAAAGCATGGCCCTGCTTTTGCGCACTCTTTTTCTCGGTTCTATCAAAAGCGAGAGACGAAAACAATGTAACCCCTAAACACAAACTAGATCTATCAGCCTGAGCTCCCCATATGGCTGCATCTTCCAGGGACAAGTCACTGCATGGATTACAGAAGAAATTTTGCAGTACTTGTAGTTGAAATGAAATGGTATGGCTGCTTCTGAACAATGGAAACAATTTTCAGAGGCCATATTAAATGAGACACACAGGCCTCGGCTTTGGGTCTCCTCATAAATTTCACACTTATGGCTTCCACTGTCTATTCAGTACTACCATTTTCGATCTCACCACCAAATGTTCTCAACGttcggaaaaaaatttaaattaatttacagagTCACCCATAGGAATTTCTTGTTTGACCTTATCCTCCTCCCAAGAAATCTTGTCTCACAACAGCAGAGCTACTACTAACAAGTGACAAAAAATGCAGCTCATTACGTGTGTAGCGAGCgaaaatctaagaaaaagaaaaatcttcaATAAAAGAGAAATATAGTATATAGGAAATAGCCTCACTGGACTGTATCTAGGACCAAACAGTAGCATCTTTTGGATGCTTTGTACAAGAATCTCTTATCTGCTAATAATGGAGCGCAAGGAAACATGGAATCTCAGGAATCACGGGCTATTTCTTTTTAGGATTTGCATATACGCCACATATAAAGTGCAGGTAGGAAAAATCCAATCTTTGTAGTACACTATAcagcagtttatttttcacatttgAAGTACCTTGAAGATGGGTGAGTAAAAGAGGTAAAAATAGAGTAGTAGAGAAGTACAAGTACAGATCACAAGATGAAGCGCAAGGAAAAGCTAAAACAAACTCAAGACTTGAAGCCAAGAAGAAGAGCAAGGGAGACTGGCGAGAGAAAAAtcccaagttttttttttcctgagtgCACTATACTTGCTCGGTTGCTGTACAAACcaagaacatttttttaggAAGACATCAGGTGGAAGCCTCAAAAGTTCACATAGGTTATAGAGCTCTTAAACAAGAGGGGATATGGGGAAAGTGGAAACACTAGGAAGAAGATAAAAGTCACTACAAGAACCTCTAGTCAAGAAgctc contains the following coding sequences:
- the LOC102705438 gene encoding uncharacterized protein LOC102705438, which produces MSEQPLPQPRSSMREALEKEDKEKAAAAKEKEKAAVPKNGGGGKNGGGNGGGNGGAGAQPGEETTREIQVVREAYRREPAAPAYVMPEEPPAMVELVGWYLYGFCSYFITHLLLPVLFPAIITQVAFPASDFTPDAKYIVKGATCSIHEMSMYQRLTKHSIAIDGSRLSPLGWSGLSWAIGILIAAPILTQAAHHLDRGQYQSLILIAATSFGSFFCLLTGFFKTVWVFLFYILFIGSSIIVAEAVHTRNLGLMIRGLAAHDSGKHLVLRRRAAASQLTLYCTAIGGIGAALMAAFMYHMLRRTDQLTGLWVVSIFSGLIWFIGICHGLFTNRPSSSSPTTAFEPNFFTKLSYSMTLVRYPQAIGSLVAVFLSSFATMCIFTSGTLYAIGGVCIKPVLVLVLWILYFLFPLISLPLLHPIQIIIRADAVRMQLLGFIICLFVSGAGFYFKSHRWRAAHIIVIALVQSTANGVLYSFGRILLLDASPPGKEGAFAVWYAFVRCVGAMIGFAAASAGPGRAGGSFAAAFLGSFLGIIVLIFGNVSNIGALKAAGHLKGMEDEKRLGMEKGEGMSAVADSGEGRGRV